Within the Thiohalobacter sp. IOR34 genome, the region AGCCCGTAGCGGACCTGCAGCATCTCCTGATCGAGATCGGTATTGAGTTGCTTGAGGCTGGCAACCGCGGCCTCGATGGCCTTGTAGTGCTCGCGATCGACGCTCTGGGTCTTGAGATAGACGAAGGTGAGAAACAGCAGCAGCAGACCACCCAGCGACAGGGGAAGAAACAGGGCCCGCCTCATCGCCGTTTCCCGTCGAGGGGACGTCCCTCATAGCTGCCGGTCAGGGTCTTGAGGAAGGCCAGGATGCGTGACAGATCGCGCTCGGGAATGATCCGCCCCAGCTGATAGCGGGCGACGAGGCGCACCGCCTGTTTCAGATCAGTGACCGAGCCATCGTGAAAATAGGGCGCGGTAACCGCCACGTTGCGCAGCGAGGGCACCCGGAACACGTGGCGATCCTGCTCTCGACCGGTCAGGGTGAAGCGCCCCAGGTCGGCGCTGCTGATCTCGTCACGGGCGGCGAAGAAATCCCCGAAGATGCCCAGCCGCTGGAACAGGTTGCCGCCCAGGTTGACCCCCTGATGACAGGCGGTGCAGCCATAGTCCTTGAACAGCTGGTAGCCCTGCTTCTCCTCGGCACTGAGCGCCGCCTCATCTCCCCGCAGATAACGATCGAAGCGTGAGCCGGGGGTCAGCAGGGTCCGCTCGAAACTGGCGATGGCATCGCGGACATTGGCCGGCGTGATGCCGTCGGCGTAGACCCGCTGGAATGCCTGGACATAGTCCTCGCGCGCCTTGAGCCGGGCAACGAGTTCGGGCCAGCTGGTGGCGAACTCCAGTTCTCCGCGGACCACGGAGTCGATCTGTTCCTCCAGTGAACCGGCACGCCCGTCCCAGAACTGGAAGGCATTCAGGCTGGCATTGAACACGGTCGGCGCGTTGACCAAATGCCTCTGCCCCGGGCGTACCACGGGA harbors:
- a CDS encoding cytochrome c peroxidase, with the protein product MKTVLTFRVHWQRSLVLFLGLLLPVVALAGHPGTVPDMPQMPAGNEPVLPLPPPPVVDPLKLELGRRLFYDPILSADGAVACVSCHDLADNGAQRVARPVVRPGQRHLVNAPTVFNASLNAFQFWDGRAGSLEEQIDSVVRGELEFATSWPELVARLKAREDYVQAFQRVYADGITPANVRDAIASFERTLLTPGSRFDRYLRGDEAALSAEEKQGYQLFKDYGCTACHQGVNLGGNLFQRLGIFGDFFAARDEISSADLGRFTLTGREQDRHVFRVPSLRNVAVTAPYFHDGSVTDLKQAVRLVARYQLGRIIPERDLSRILAFLKTLTGSYEGRPLDGKRR